gcaaagctcggtcatcgtctagtatacTGCTAGTATAATTgagaaatgaaacgaaatgatcGCCAATTGTTTTAAATGCCaaagtgttttattttgttattaacttGAACATACATTGAATATTAGTAATTcataataattcataataaGAAATTCATAATATTCAATTTGTATATTAGTAATATAGTAAAATACATTTAGTAATTCAAATAGCGTCTAGCCAGTATACCTCGGCTGGACGGGACACGACATTCAGACAACGTGTGTATACGGTCACTGCGCATGTACGCCGGGTCAGAGGCGAGCTCAGCCAACGCTGCCCTGGACATTGTCTCGTCGAATGGAACCTCAAGGCTTTCGGAGACTCGAGACAGCCAACGGGCCTCCACGCAGCTGAGAATTTTTAATCTACATATTAGTAGGcggagcaaaaactttgtagccctttttacgaaaattgcgcggacggaggagtatgaaatttcctacacatatagagaatactagctgtacccgtccgcttcgctgggcatttaaaattaacattattatttctcacccccataaagattctcatcattaacgcccccgcaactggtgtagggagtccaacactcataatataaatattagcttatccattaagtacatgtattttctacatggataccaagtttcaagtcaatcggatgcatggttcagtagttataacggaacatacgtaaaaaccactgtagatttatatattagtgtagatagAGAAGGactgcagaatgttaatattattttaaattatgcataaaaaatacattaagtcaataaaaaaaacattacacacactaccatatatttcacacacacacgcatgcacactatttgtttattgtttaatttttcttattgcttatagtctgcggtcaaattgagattttcaggaatcttagcgtgcatgattcacgaaaatcggtcgagccgtttcggaggagttcaatcacgcacctagtgacacgagaattttacatattatatattataaaattaaatttttttggcaagattttcattttcatttttattttgtcatgaattaaaataaaaaatctgatgttactctcaatttttcatccctcaatgaccaacccctatttttcatttgttaattataaactttaattttttgggcaagatttttttttcttttgtcatgacttaaaataaaaaaaaatcatattactctaattttcactcttatacgatcaacccctgtTTTTtcatcccgatttttattttttttattctatgcacagatccacaataaggttgcaagatggcaatgcaatattattatataattgtagtacgataaattcttattcagagtttagaatttcaagttcctttagttatgattttttttaaattcaatgtgATCTCCCGCCTttgccggtcgactactgatcaactatcaatcgatcagttatcaccgccaggtgtcaccattcatccagcaaacatcacgtagtagggatgaggacgaagccggtctcctgtcttactcactatacatttttcagccatgtttttttggttttatttgtgtatcaatcgtaGCAGTGACTGTTATacctattgttttaatttttctgtGCAACTCTCATGTTAATTTTACTGTCAtcgtaaaattatcattaatttccagtgcaataattatttatttacagtcttatatataaaattctcatgtcacaatgttagttaccatactcctctgaaacggtttgaccgatttttatgaaattttatatgcatgttcagtaggtctgaaaatcggctactatctatttttcatacccctaactGATAAGGATTgtccacccttaacatttatttttatttttggacattttttattgttataatgaggcatttaggtatgtggttgaatgaggttttgttatttttatactccctaatcgttcacagcgctacatgcctctttcactcatttaccacatccttacacacttacaataagttcctttttttgtacactagaaattccctagaaatcttatatatggcaaaacaacgtttgccgggtcagctagttctctataagtgtgggaaatttcatactcctccgtccgagcaatttttgtaaaaagggatacaaagtttttgcttcacgtattaatatctatcgaacggaggagtatgaaattgatgttgagcgatgcatcggtattcgaatcccaggcgggtaccaatttttttaatgaaatacgtacccagcaattgttcacgattgacttccacggtgaaggaaaaacatctatataagtattaatatataaaattctcgtgtcacagttttcgttgccatactcctccgaaacggcttgaccgattttgatgaaattttttgtgcttatccggtatctatgagaatcggccaacatcaatttttcatccccctaaatgttaggggtagtccacccctaaatttttttatttattttttagacaaaatttttaatttctatttttttatgatacagcatacaaaaatacatacaatccttaattttcacccctctacaatcaacccttattttttatttgctaattaaaaaaattaaaattttttgcgagaattttgtttttattttgccatgacgtagaataaaaaaaatcatattactctgaaatttgacccctctatgatcaacccatattttttatttgttaattataaactttaatttttttggcaagattttcatttttatttttaattcgtcatgaattaaaataaaaaatctgatgttactctcaatttttcatccctctatgatcaaccgctattttttatttgttaattataaactttaatttttttggcaagttttttattttattttgttatgacttaaaataaaaaaaatcacattactctcaattttcactcttatatgatcaacccctatttttccaccccgattaatatttctttttctaTGCACAAAtctgcaataaggttgcaagatggcaatcaaattttataattgtagtacgataagttcttattcagagtttataatttcaagttcctttagttatgattttttttaaattgaatttgatctcccgccctcgccggtcgactactgatcaactatcaattgatcagctatccccgccaggtgtcaccactcatccagcaaacatcacgtaatagggatgaggacgaagccggtctcctgtcttacttactcactatacatcatagattatacacttaatatataatttgagagctatacaatactatacatttttcagccatgtttttttggttttatttgtgtatcaatagtatgttcagtaggtctgagaatcggctactatctatttttcatacccctaagtgaaaagggttgtccaccccaaacattaattttttattttaattttttggatatattttttttgtttataatgaggtattatgtggttaaatgaggttttttttctacagtacaaTTTCCcgagaaatcttatttaaggcaacacaacgtttgccgggtcagctagtaatatataaaaatgaattgctgttcgttactcTCGCTAAAAGTCGAAagcggctggaccaatttggctaattttggtcttgaattatttgtgcaggtccagagaaggtttaaaaggtagataaatataaaaatatatggaattaaataaaaataacaattttgtttcccctttgatgtgtcccccgtcagacggattcctttggtttgtttatgtttatgttatacaaaagtttaggccttttatttattgattgaggcactacgaagtctgccgggtcagctagtcgtgtaatgaaaataaaaatccgcaaaaaaacatttctaaaaGTGACCTAATGTCTAATGATCTAAGTTGACTCACGCAGGACACGTCTCGGTCGGCACTAGAGTCCCAATCTGGTGCGGTGAGAACAGAGCCGGTGGTTCTAACCTCACCGTATACCTCTTCAAGCGCGATGAAGTAGATTTTTCCTTTTTCTGCAGAAGTCGCTCCTGCGTTCATAAAAGTGATTCGCATCATTGACGCTCCCAGAATCAAGTCTTGAAAGTTCCAAGGTATTTTTTAAGTGGTCGAATGCTTTTTATCTTTTGTGTGCGACGTAGTGTTTCGCGATAGAAATAAGTTGGGCAAGTAACTAATTTTCCACTAGTCACTTCTAAGGGTTGTAATTTAGTAATGATACGGCTGGTTCGTCTTCAGACTTTTGTTACTAGGTGAAGGTATGAAGGTACTTAATATGGATTAGAGCTTTagaatctatacttaatattataaagaggaaagatttgtttgtttgtttgtttcgaataggctccgaaactactggaccgatttgaaaaattatttttccattagaagccgacattgtccctgatgaacataggctactttttttttttttttttttgtttcatgtgtgttttaatgtttccgaagcgaagcgagggcgggtcgctagtaatattataaagaggaaagatttgtttgtttgtttgtttgtttcgaataggctccgaaactactggaccgatttgaaaaattatttttccattagaagccgacattgtccctgatgaacataggctactttttttttattttttttattttttttttttgtttcatgtgtgttttaatgtttccgaagcgaagcgagggcgggtcgctagtcgtaaATATAGTGGTACATGTTCAGTCTAGTTTATGAGATTTCTGGTATCTAtggttgaatttttttattgcctttgtaggcagacgagcatacggcccaactggtggTAAGTGGCTATctgagcagagccaagccacagcctatcgttaagtactctccaacAATCTTGCAAcacttacataataataagcACAGTGTAtgtattctttaattttttcattgatGAGCCGCAGCGACAGATCGAAGGTGTTAAGCGAAGGCTCTTTGTCACCGAGAAGGTTCTGGTAAGGCTCGATACTGCAGTCCAGCATTCTGAAtgaaaatttgaataattaatcttatatctttaaaggagcaattcttgtatataaatctatactagaggtcccgcagtagtcgaaattcgactataattaattggaattgtaagtttgtacactattatgattgtattttatacttctataatcacaaatttcgccaaggctacactataaaaaaataagaatacagacaaacaatatttaatctattctcaatttgacaacagacgtcaagaacaaaagtttgacaataaatagtatgcatgcgtgtgagcgtcaaatacatggtatgtagtgagtgtaatgttttctttattgatttaatgtaacttttatgcattatttaaaaaaaatattagcattgtgcacttcttctctatattctctataagtatggaaaatttcatactcctccgtccgcgcaattttcgtaaaaagggatacaaagtttttgcttcacgtattaaaatatagattatgcggcatttacgttgtagatgtctatggactccggtaaccacttaacaccaggtgggccgtgagctcgtttaacCATCTAAGTGCAGGATTGTTATTCAATACACGATGACCAAAATCCATGATTGCACCGCCGAAATATTTCTTTTTCGGAATGGGACGAATAGAACAGCCGCTATGCAatcaaagggctcgacgagtaaattaaccctcagacacagcccactgagttactggccgggtcttctcagtgggtcgtatttccgatccggtggtagattctgcgaatcacggctcttgctagggttcgtgttagcaacgtcgtcaggtttgagccccgtgagttcacctactagttaaggcgacgctgatatagcctctcaaggctatcagcttaggtaggaaaaaaaaacatattgagcACCAGTCGTTCAAGAGCCTTCCATTCTAGAGTAATAAAAAACCGATACAAAGCCCGCAACACAAGATCGTGTTATCCCTGCTATCGAATCGTAATTAACCATAAGACAACACATTGGTAATCTCCAGCAAACCTTCAGATCGCGCTGGTCAAATTGTAATTATGTATCAACTGACATTAGGGGCTGTCAGTCTTACGTCATCTAGACGTCATGTGGAGGCGACAGCCGTATTAATTACATGGAATATCATAATTAATAACGTTTACTACGTAATAATACGGGAACAAGTGATAAGGATACATGGCCAATATTCTGATGATATTAAAATCGCCAAGATTTTTTCATTGCGTTAGCAGACAATTTTATCGAAGTCTTTGAGCATGTTGCAGAAGAACCAATAATATCGTAATAAGACTATCCTGTCATCCTTGTGATGGTTTTAAAAACCACAATTTCTttacattttcataaatttcCTGCTTCAAAAAGATGATTTGCAAGAATGCACAGAAGAATATATAGCTTACCGCCATGCTTCATGGCACCCATATTGTAATACACGCAATATGTTAGTGTAAAACTCGCATAAGAAAAGAATTttctactgatggtaggacctcttgtgagtccgcacgggtaggtaccaccgccccgcctatttctgccgtgaagcagtaatgcgtttcggtttcggaagggtggggcagccgttgtgactatactgagaccttagaactatatctcaaggtatgtggcgcatttgcgttgtagatgtctttggtggtgggccaggtgggctgtgagctagtcaacacatctaagcaataaaaaaaatatatatccacCATAAAAATCAGAAACGGGGCCAGGAATAATTTGGGAATGAAGAAAACAATCAATACATCTAGCTGCTGCCGCAAATTATGGGATTGTAACGTTATACGAAGCATGTGACTTCCAAATATCCATCCATCGATGGCCAATTCATGTTATGTGTTTGTTGAAGTCCACAAAAACCATATCGTGAATGTCCGACGCACGTTGAGATATGAGATGGACATCTGAACATTTTCTTGTACACCACCATACATTTTTCTGCGTTGCGGTATAAATAGGGTACATTTTTCGCTATTACTGATTCCATCCGCACccatattttttcctacctattataGTACTCTCAAGAGGTTAGATTCGgagaattagtaggtgagctcacggggctcaaacctgacgacgttactaacattaaccctagcaagaacagtgcttcgcagaatctaccaccggatcgggaacgcgacccactgagaagacccgcgagaaactcagtgggctgtgtctgtgggttgatttgctgaccgagcccttcgtcgcaagcaacgggttcgacgagaacgatgaccggacgcACCCATCCTGCTTATATTGCAGCCGCCAAACAGTCTACATAATTGAGAATCATTTGTTTACCAAAGTTAGGTTTTGTTGGTATATTAAATTTGCATACTCCAGCTTCCGGTGTAATGTTGCATTGTAATCCGTGCATTCTCTGCGGCTGTGTTGAATTAGGTTACATTCAATTTGTGTCCGATAATACGAGCTTCGATGCACGGCATAGATCCATTATCAGGCGACATTGTTTAGTTGATCCAATCAAATTGAAATTGTATCGTTGAATGACAACGTGACTATATTGTCAAGTGTTGTGTGAAACTATGTAACGTGGTTTAGACGTAATTTTGTGTCAGTTACGCCTTAACTTAGATGTGTTTATTTGCCTTAACGGATTTAAATTAGTTGGGCTTCTAAATTGGGTAGGCCGTGGCATGGCTGTTCTGGAGCTTCAAGCTTTGAATGCAAGGAAGAGTAGGTGAATCCTGTTAGATCTCTTGCAAAATAGTACTGAAAAAGTTATGACGTCATACGACAAAACTTATAACTTTGTTCGTCGATGCGAAAGCCCTCATTTGGACTGTATTATTTGGTTAGTTATCTGATAAAGCTGCTTCCTCTTTTTGCCATTTCGAAATTTGTTGACTTAAGATAGTTGAGTTATGCTTACCGTTTCGTATCAAGTGGCGCATTGTATAATCCGCCCATAAGATTAAAAGGACAACTAAGCTATTGTGATGCACATTTTGCTACAGTACGAAGTTAAAAATTCTTGAATCTTACTTGAAAATGTCACTAATTTTCTCCATTGTACTATCAATAAGCTGTTTTCTTTCGTCATGTTTATCTTTCATCTCATGCGTCTTTGTCATTTGTATTTCTAATTCCTTATTCAGATTGTCCAATTGCTCTTCTCTTTTACCACTCATCATGTCATTCCAGTCCCTTCGGTCATCTAGAAGTAATAGCTTTAAAACAACTGTGAATTTTCGAAATACAATTTTCAAGAAACTGTGACTGGACAATGGCGCTGGGCTTAGTCAATACCTCATTAGTTGCATCAACGGCACTTCATAGAACTTTGAGCTTCCGGATAGAATGTAAATCTTAGAAAATCGTGACCCAAAtcgagatgtctatgggctcttatTTTCAAATGTTGTTAAAGAATTTATGCCAGCCGTCTTTGGAAATAAGAAGTAGAGTAGGgtgacataaaatattttaagttagtTGTCCGGTTATTGTTTGCGTCCCTGATAAGAAAgtgattgtaaaatataaagtaattgTGAATATTATTGAATATTGAACTACAGTAGAGatttgtttcaaaattaatcTCACCAATGTCTCGTCTAAGTTTTGTAACTTCATGACTTAGCACTTGATTTTCTGCGCAGAAATCATTTAAGAGTTTGTAAATCGAAAAGTTTTCTTGTTCTCTCATTTCGAAGTCTTCTATAATATTTTCGATGTCGGTTTCTTTTGTATAGTCCTGTGGAATAACTATAAGTTACTACTGTTTTTGTCCAAAGCCTCACCAATGGCCGTACtgtgagttttttattttttattttttttattgcacagatgtgtggatgagctcacggtccatctgattttaagtggttaccggagtccatagacatctacaatgccgccacgtaccttgagatatgagttctaaggtctcagtaaagttacaacggctgccccacccttcaaatcgaaacgatCACTGCGGTGAAATTTGACGTTcaatattttgcattttttaaattgtcgatCTTTTCAATAATTCAGAGCTTTCGTATGTGCATTTAACGATTTGAATTCAATTTTCAATCCTATACTAATCAGCTCTGTTAATTGTATACAAAGGATTGCTAGCAAAGTATTGCTTTCTAATTCGTCCCATTAACGCTTCGTAATCGTATTTCGCTACGACTATGCTACGACATGTGTTGAAAATCAACAtggtttttaaaaataagtagTACATAAGCTGAAGTTGTCTTATTTCGTGTGGCAAAGAACTGTGGATGGAGTTGACACTTTCATAATTGAAAACCGAAAATAGGCTTTTAGATAGTGTTCGCTATTATGAGGAAGGATTGTTCACACAGCATTTATAGCTTGGCCATCGAAAAACAATATCATGGATGTGAGTGAGATTAAGGAATTTGTGTAGCTTGGCATTAAATGCGTCATATAATATGTATGGATTCAAATTTAGTGCAACAAGGGAACAAGGACACTCGATAACCATTCTAATGTAgtgtaaaaatagaaaaaaatattacgtatATATCTCTCAGTATCTTTAGATGTCCATGTAAAAGAttgatttcttcttcttcttttaatCTTTTCTCTTCTTCTGCTCTCTCTTCCTGTTTCATGTTTATTCTTTTGAGTCCTTTCTTCGCCAGAAAGTTGTAAAGCTCGATCTCGTTGTCGTAAGCCTTTTTTAGCTCGCGCATTTCCTGGAATTATTTGATGTGGATTTTTGAAATTCATTTTGGATCCGTATATAGTTGCAGGGAATACCATACACTACGTCAACTAGATGTTCGTACTTTAGTTTAGGTTAGAATAAGTAGTCCCTGACCCTTAAGCTCCACGTGCATCCTGCCCGAAGGAAAAGGATAAGTAGACCCATAATTTAAAGAAAGTAAGTATTTTAAGTCATAAATCCTGTGCCTTACACgaaatacttattttttttggaacgatgttccttatgggacgattcagaggggtaccctaaccgggaaaaaacgtccgtaacgtaagatttttattagtaatgcacacagtgtacgacttaacgtacaaaaaataacatacttttttatcattcattgaccacgatttcagagcgttcgttttgcgcaatacactaactcatatgcaaacagccgtgaatgaagtgtaccacaataagttcgcacgctaACGAATGACCGTggattgttgcgaaacctccagttttattttctttatacatcaaatagaacttaaaatcaatatttttataataaggaacttcgttcctatccggttaAAATTCCAAGTATGCAATTTTGCATGTTTATCGCCTGGATAAGTAGCAATAATCTCATGTGTTAAGGAGGGTATTACGACtaaaaatatgtcattaataatatattccTACTTGAACTTGTAGCATCTGATCCATTTTACCCTTCTCCTGGGTGGACTTCAGCTTGGTGCACCACTCATCTCTTTGGTCATAAGCGAGAGTCGAAGACTCGAAAAGGTCCGTCAGGAATTTCTTCCCCTTACTAAGGGAATTCATCATTTTCGCCCAGTTTTTGTTGAATATCGCCCTGtcaaatatttatagatatactagctgacccggcagacttcgtagtgcttcgatcgataaataaaagacctaaacttttgtataaaataaacttaaaacgacgggggacacatcaaaggaaaaacaaaattgttatttttatttaattccgagcattttcatatttatctaccttttaaaccttccctggacttccacaaataattctagatcaaaattaaccaaatcggtccagccgttttcgagttttagcgaaacaaacgaacagcaattaattttttgtatatatagattaa
The sequence above is drawn from the Bombyx mori chromosome 26, ASM3026992v2 genome and encodes:
- the LOC101746125 gene encoding coiled-coil domain-containing protein 63, with product MESGGQDEKNDTEILNKLEDERFRLQRQVRVIEADRLHRTTGVHPQLRRQDMLLGTLKKEYINLLKDLKIARSGAHKKKDKKMKSTLKRALLQRIKSEIDSEEGTTEMHQLEELFQKNLREMLQLKKITNATTGQLDERRTQSESRLMATENKLEAAMLRFNLVQTENKKIRDEISHMLKDRAIFNKNWAKMMNSLSKGKKFLTDLFESSTLAYDQRDEWCTKLKSTQEKGKMDQMLQVQEMRELKKAYDNEIELYNFLAKKGLKRINMKQEERAEEEKRLKEEEEINLLHGHLKILRDIYDYTKETDIENIIEDFEMREQENFSIYKLLNDFCAENQVLSHEVTKLRRDIDDRRDWNDMMSGKREEQLDNLNKELEIQMTKTHEMKDKHDERKQLIDSTMEKISDIFKMLDCSIEPYQNLLGDKEPSLNTFDLSLRLINEKIKEYIHCAYYYERLLQKKEKSTSSRLKRYTVRLEPPALFSPHQIGTLVPTETCPACVEARWLSRVSESLEVPFDETMSRAALAELASDPAYMRSDRIHTLSECRVPSSRGILARRYLNY